In Drosophila simulans strain w501 chromosome 3R, Prin_Dsim_3.1, whole genome shotgun sequence, a single window of DNA contains:
- the LOC27209196 gene encoding uncharacterized protein LOC27209196 — MEISINVFVFLLYTLVVIYLQHFVNKYTEFVRSL; from the coding sequence ATGGAAATATCCATTAACGTTTTCGTATTCCTCCTCTACACTCTGGTCGTGATCTACCTTCAGCATTTTGTGAACAAGTACACAGAGTTCGTCCGCAGCCTCTAA
- the LOC6729046 gene encoding fas-associated death domain protein — MVEGKHWSYDILKQIAIEGCTEDLEDLKQTLADEIGSQRRLDCIRTIEDLIDCLERADELSEDNVEPLRRMSGNMPQLIEALSNYTPPENFRGRPVNVYQELRLAEELRQQLRIAPASQNTQPSVSALAAAVPPSGIQNYATPAAFTDSKRTAVFKKISQELGRYWRRLGRSAGIGEGQMDTIEERYPHDLKSQILRLLQLIEEDDCHDPKHFLLRLCRALGDCGRNDLRKNVEQIMSH; from the coding sequence ATGGTAGAAGGCAAGCACTGGAGCTACGACATCCTCAAACAGATCGCCATCGAGGGATGCACCGAGGACTTGGAGGATTTGAAACAAACCCTTGCTGATGAGATCGGTTCGCAACGCAGATTGGATTGCATACGAACCATTGAGGATTTAATTGACTGCCTGGAACGAGCGGACGAACTGTCGGAGGACAATGTGGAGCCACTGCGCCGGATGTCGGGCAATATGCCGCAGCTCATCGAGGCTCTGAGCAACTACACACCGCCGGAAAACTTTCGTGGACGTCCGGTGAATGTGTACCAGGAACTCCGATTGGCCGAGGAACTTCGTCAGCAGCTCCGGATTGCGCCAGCGTCCCAGAATACTCAGCCATCAGTTTCGGCACTAGCTGCCGCTGTGCCCCCATCAGGAATCCAAAACTATGCCACCCCAGCTGCTTTTACGGATAGCAAACGAACGGCGGTCTTTAAGAAAATATCCCAGGAACTGGGTCGCTATTGGCGACGACTGGGACGATCGGCGGGCATAGGCGAGGGCCAAATGGACACCATCGAGGAGCGTTACCCGCACGACCTGAAGTCCCAGATTCTGCGACTGCTGCAGCTCATCGAAGAGGACGATTGCCACGATCCCAAGCACTTTCTGCTTCGTCTGTGTCGCGCCCTGGGCGATTGTGGTCGCAATGATCTGCGCAAGAACGTGGAGCAGATAATGTCGCATTAG
- the LOC6729047 gene encoding probable ATP-dependent RNA helicase pitchoune isoform X2, producing the protein MSIREKLLMKKIVKREKMKKELSQKKGNKKAQKQEPPKQNGNKPSKKPEKLSKKHVAEDEDDDLEEDFQEAPLPKKKQQKQPSKKQQIQVANSDSESDDDEQEDEADEDSDVDEVDEVDEDDVDSGSEDDDQQEDEEEPVPAKKTKLLPNKSKAQNGKPAKDDEPFTVESSLAALDYRDSDDRSFASLKGAVSEATLRAIKEMGFTEMTEIQAKSLTPLLKGRDLVGAAQTGSGKTLAFLIPAVELINKLRFMPRNGTGVIIISPTRELSMQTFGVLKELMAHHHHTYGLVMGGSNRQVESEKLGKGINILVATPGRLLDHLQNSPDFLYKNLQCLIIDEVDRILEIGFEEELKQIINLLPKRRQTMLFSATQTARIEALSKLALKSEPIYVGVHDNQDTATVDGLEQGYIVCPSEKRLLVLFTFLKKNRKKKVMVFFSSCMSVKYHHELFNYIDLPVTSIHGKQKQTKRTTTFFQFCNAESGILLCTDVAARGLDIPQVDWIVQYDPPDDPREYIHRVGRTARGSGTSGHALLLMRPEELGFLRYLKAAKVPLNEFEFSWQKIADIQLQLEKLIAKNYFLNQSAKEAFKSYVRAYDSHQLKQIFNVNTLDLQAVAKSFGFLVPPVVDLKVGAAKRERPEKRVGGGGFGFYKKMNEGSASKQRHFKQVNRDQAKKFMR; encoded by the exons ATGTCTATTCGGGAGAAGCTGCTGATGAAGAAGATCGTTAAGCGGGAGAAGATGAAGAAGGAGCTCTCGCAAAAGAAGGGAAACAAGAAGGCCCAAAAGCAGGAGCCAcccaaacaaaatggcaataaacCCAGTAAAAAACCTGAGAAACTCAGTAAAAAGCATGTGGCCGAGGATGAGG ATGACGATTTAGAGGAGGATTTCCAGGAGGCGCCGCTGCCCAAGaagaagcaacaaaaacagccttcaaaaaagcaacaaattcaGGTGGCCaactcggattcggaatcCGATGACGATGAGCAGGAGGATGAGGCAGATGAGGATAGCGATGTGGACGAAGTAGATGAAGTTGATGAGGACGATGTGGACAGCGGGAGTGAAGACGATGACCAGCAGGAAG atgaagaagAACCTGTGCCAGCCAAGAAAACGAAGTTGCTTCCCAACAAGTCGAAGGCACAGAATGGCAAACCAGCTAAAGACGACGAGCCCTTTACCGTGGAATCCTCTCTGGCTGCTCTGGATTACCGAGATTCGGATGATCGCAGCTTTGCCTCCCTAAAGGGCGCCGTGTCCGAGGCCACATTGCGAGCCATTAAGGAGATGGGTTTTACCGAGATGACTGAAATTCAGGCGAAATCACTGACACCCCTACTAAAGGGACGCGATCTGGTGGGAGCTGCCCAGACGGGTTCCGGCAAAACCCTGGCCTTCCTGATACCCGCCGTCGAGCTGATAAACAAGCTGAGATTTATGCCACGCAATGGTACCGGCGTGATCATCATCTCACCTACCCGAGAGCTGTCCATGCAGACTTTCGGTGTGCTCAAAGAACTGATGGCACACCACCATCACACTTATGGCTTGGTTATGGGCGGCTCCAATCGGCAGGTGGAGAGCGAGAAGTTGGGCAAGGGCATCAACATTCTGGTGGCCACACCGGGTCGTCTGCTGGATCATTTACAAAACTCGCCCGACTTTTTGTACAAGAACCTTCAGTGCCTGATTATCGATGAAGTGGATCGAATTCTGGAGATCGGTTTTGAGGAGGAGCTTAAGCAAATCATTAATCTGCTGCCAA AACGCCGCCAGACGATGCTCTTCTCGGCCACACAGACGGCTCGCATCGAAGCGCTTTCCAAGCTGGCCCTTAAGTCGGAGCCAATTTATGTGGGGGTTCATGATAACCAGGACACGGCGACCGTAGATGGACTCGAGCAGGGGTACATTGTATGCCCCTCGGAGAAGCGACTGCTCGTGCTCTTCACGTTCCTCAAAAAGAATCGCAAGAAGAAGGTGATGGTGTTCTTCTCGTCCTGCATGTCCGTCAAGTACCACCACGAGCTATTCAACTACATTGATCTGCCAGTGACCTCCATCCACggtaaacaaaagcaaacaaaacgaacgACCACCTTCTTCCAGTTCTGCAACGCGGAATCTGGTATTCTCTTATGTACGGATGTGGCTGCTCGTGGATTGGACATTCCGCAAGTCGATTGGATTGTGCAGTACGATCCTCCAGATGATCCACGCGAGTATATTCACAGGGTTGGCCGAACGGCCAGAGGATCGGGCACCTCGGGTCACGCCCTCCTTTTGATGCGACCGGAGGAGCTGGGCTTCCTGCGCTACCTTAAGGCCGCCAAGGTGCCGCTCAATGAGTTTGAGTTCTCCTGGCAGAAGATAGCTGATATTCAACTGCAG CTGGAGAAACTGATCGCCAAGAACTATTTCCTAAACCAGTCGGCCAAGGAAGCCTTTAAGTCGTATGTGCGCGCGTACGACTCGCATCAATTGAAGCAGATCTTCAATGTGAACACGCTGGACCTGCAGGCGGTTGCGAAAAGCTTTGGATTCCTGGTGCCACCCGTGGTTGACCTGAAGGTGGGCGCGGCCAAGCGGGAGCGACCGGAAAAGCGAGTGGGCGGCGGCGGTTTCGGGTTCTACAAGAAAATGAACGAGGGATCGGCCTCCAAGCAGCGGCACTTCAAGCAGGTCAACCGCGACCAGGCCAAGAAGTTTATGCGTTAG
- the LOC6729047 gene encoding probable ATP-dependent RNA helicase pitchoune isoform X1 produces MSIREKLLMKKIVKREKMKKELSQKKGNKKAQKQEPPKQNGNKPSKKPEKLSKKHVAEDEDDDLEEDFQEAPLPKKKQQKQPSKKQQIQVANSDSESDDDEQEDEADEDSDVDEVDEVDEDDVDSGSEDDDQQEDEDEEEPVPAKKTKLLPNKSKAQNGKPAKDDEPFTVESSLAALDYRDSDDRSFASLKGAVSEATLRAIKEMGFTEMTEIQAKSLTPLLKGRDLVGAAQTGSGKTLAFLIPAVELINKLRFMPRNGTGVIIISPTRELSMQTFGVLKELMAHHHHTYGLVMGGSNRQVESEKLGKGINILVATPGRLLDHLQNSPDFLYKNLQCLIIDEVDRILEIGFEEELKQIINLLPKRRQTMLFSATQTARIEALSKLALKSEPIYVGVHDNQDTATVDGLEQGYIVCPSEKRLLVLFTFLKKNRKKKVMVFFSSCMSVKYHHELFNYIDLPVTSIHGKQKQTKRTTTFFQFCNAESGILLCTDVAARGLDIPQVDWIVQYDPPDDPREYIHRVGRTARGSGTSGHALLLMRPEELGFLRYLKAAKVPLNEFEFSWQKIADIQLQLEKLIAKNYFLNQSAKEAFKSYVRAYDSHQLKQIFNVNTLDLQAVAKSFGFLVPPVVDLKVGAAKRERPEKRVGGGGFGFYKKMNEGSASKQRHFKQVNRDQAKKFMR; encoded by the exons ATGTCTATTCGGGAGAAGCTGCTGATGAAGAAGATCGTTAAGCGGGAGAAGATGAAGAAGGAGCTCTCGCAAAAGAAGGGAAACAAGAAGGCCCAAAAGCAGGAGCCAcccaaacaaaatggcaataaacCCAGTAAAAAACCTGAGAAACTCAGTAAAAAGCATGTGGCCGAGGATGAGG ATGACGATTTAGAGGAGGATTTCCAGGAGGCGCCGCTGCCCAAGaagaagcaacaaaaacagccttcaaaaaagcaacaaattcaGGTGGCCaactcggattcggaatcCGATGACGATGAGCAGGAGGATGAGGCAGATGAGGATAGCGATGTGGACGAAGTAGATGAAGTTGATGAGGACGATGTGGACAGCGGGAGTGAAGACGATGACCAGCAGGAAG atgaagatgaagaagAACCTGTGCCAGCCAAGAAAACGAAGTTGCTTCCCAACAAGTCGAAGGCACAGAATGGCAAACCAGCTAAAGACGACGAGCCCTTTACCGTGGAATCCTCTCTGGCTGCTCTGGATTACCGAGATTCGGATGATCGCAGCTTTGCCTCCCTAAAGGGCGCCGTGTCCGAGGCCACATTGCGAGCCATTAAGGAGATGGGTTTTACCGAGATGACTGAAATTCAGGCGAAATCACTGACACCCCTACTAAAGGGACGCGATCTGGTGGGAGCTGCCCAGACGGGTTCCGGCAAAACCCTGGCCTTCCTGATACCCGCCGTCGAGCTGATAAACAAGCTGAGATTTATGCCACGCAATGGTACCGGCGTGATCATCATCTCACCTACCCGAGAGCTGTCCATGCAGACTTTCGGTGTGCTCAAAGAACTGATGGCACACCACCATCACACTTATGGCTTGGTTATGGGCGGCTCCAATCGGCAGGTGGAGAGCGAGAAGTTGGGCAAGGGCATCAACATTCTGGTGGCCACACCGGGTCGTCTGCTGGATCATTTACAAAACTCGCCCGACTTTTTGTACAAGAACCTTCAGTGCCTGATTATCGATGAAGTGGATCGAATTCTGGAGATCGGTTTTGAGGAGGAGCTTAAGCAAATCATTAATCTGCTGCCAA AACGCCGCCAGACGATGCTCTTCTCGGCCACACAGACGGCTCGCATCGAAGCGCTTTCCAAGCTGGCCCTTAAGTCGGAGCCAATTTATGTGGGGGTTCATGATAACCAGGACACGGCGACCGTAGATGGACTCGAGCAGGGGTACATTGTATGCCCCTCGGAGAAGCGACTGCTCGTGCTCTTCACGTTCCTCAAAAAGAATCGCAAGAAGAAGGTGATGGTGTTCTTCTCGTCCTGCATGTCCGTCAAGTACCACCACGAGCTATTCAACTACATTGATCTGCCAGTGACCTCCATCCACggtaaacaaaagcaaacaaaacgaacgACCACCTTCTTCCAGTTCTGCAACGCGGAATCTGGTATTCTCTTATGTACGGATGTGGCTGCTCGTGGATTGGACATTCCGCAAGTCGATTGGATTGTGCAGTACGATCCTCCAGATGATCCACGCGAGTATATTCACAGGGTTGGCCGAACGGCCAGAGGATCGGGCACCTCGGGTCACGCCCTCCTTTTGATGCGACCGGAGGAGCTGGGCTTCCTGCGCTACCTTAAGGCCGCCAAGGTGCCGCTCAATGAGTTTGAGTTCTCCTGGCAGAAGATAGCTGATATTCAACTGCAG CTGGAGAAACTGATCGCCAAGAACTATTTCCTAAACCAGTCGGCCAAGGAAGCCTTTAAGTCGTATGTGCGCGCGTACGACTCGCATCAATTGAAGCAGATCTTCAATGTGAACACGCTGGACCTGCAGGCGGTTGCGAAAAGCTTTGGATTCCTGGTGCCACCCGTGGTTGACCTGAAGGTGGGCGCGGCCAAGCGGGAGCGACCGGAAAAGCGAGTGGGCGGCGGCGGTTTCGGGTTCTACAAGAAAATGAACGAGGGATCGGCCTCCAAGCAGCGGCACTTCAAGCAGGTCAACCGCGACCAGGCCAAGAAGTTTATGCGTTAG